In Cervus canadensis isolate Bull #8, Minnesota chromosome 6, ASM1932006v1, whole genome shotgun sequence, one DNA window encodes the following:
- the LOC122443968 gene encoding beta-2-microglobulin has product MARFAALVLLGLLSLSGLDAIQRIPKVQVYSRHPPEDGKPNYLNCYVSGFHPPQIEIELLKNGEKMKSEQSDLSFSKDWSFYLLSHAEFTPNSKDQYSCRVKHITFAEPQIYAWDRDL; this is encoded by the exons ATGGCTCGCTTCGCGGCCTTGGTCCTTCTCGGGCTGCTGTCGCTGTCTGGACTGGACGCCATCCAGC GTATCCCAAAGGTTCAAGTGTACTCAAGACACCCACCAGAGGATGGAAAGCCAAATTACCTGAACTGCTATGTGTCTGGGTTCCATCCACCCCAGATTGAAATCGAATTGCTGAAGAATGGGGAGAAGATGAAATCAGAGCAGTCAGACCTGTCTTTCAGCAAGGACTGGTCTTTCTACCTGCTGTCCCACGCTGAGTTCACCCCCAACAGCAAGGATCAGTATAGCTGCCGAGTGAAGCACATTACTTTCGCAGAACCCCAGATATATGCGTGGG atcGAGACCTGTAA